GACGTCGCATCGCTCGTCCGATCGGCACGACAACCAACGCCGATCGAGTTGCCCGACGAGATCGGCGATATCGACGGCTACCCGCCCGTCGACGCGTCGGTCAAACGCGAACTTGCCGGCCGAACGGTGTTGGTTCCACAGTATCGCAACGACTCCGCGCTACGGTCGCGGCTGTCGACCCGCCTCGAGCGGGATTACGATGTCGACCACGCTTCCATCGCGATCGACAGTGACGGGACGATCGATCGTCTCGCGGTGGGACGGCGACGCGCCGGAATCGGCGCGATGCTTCCGTCGGGAACGGCCGCCGTTGCGATCCGTGGCGATCCGTCGCCGACCGCCAGCGCCGGGGATCCGATCGAAGTCTGGACGACCGCCGGTGACTCGAGTCGACTCGTCACGACCGGGACGCTCCGGGCCACGGCGGGTAATATCGCGACGATTACCGTCAGTGCCGATACCGTCGACGAGTTCGCGTTCGATCCGGAGCCGACGTACAGACTGACGACGCGGTCGGACCCGCCAGACGATGGCTATGGCTTCATGTCCGTACTCCGTGCCGCCGACGAGACAGTCCGGTCCGTGACGGTCCGAGAGGACGGGTCTCTCGACAACGAGTTCGTTGATTGGCTCTCCGGAACCGTCCTCGTCGTGGTTCGCGACGACGAGGTGATCCCGTTTCCCGATGGAAACGAGACGCTACGGGCCGGCGACCGACTCTCCGTTCTAGGGACGCCCAGTGAACTCGATTCGCTATCGGCGAACGAGGAGAGGGCACCGCGGTAACGGTCCGCTCGGTGCATGTCGAATCGACAGCGATCGAGCGGGCATCACGTCGCGTCTGTCTCCGCTCGAGCGGCCTCGAGATGATGGCGTTCGATGCGAACCTCGGACGCTTTTTCGTTTGCCGTTTCGGGCCCGTACTCAGTGGCGACCTCGCGGATCGCTCGCATCGATGCGTTCCGGATCAGCGCCTCGAGATCGGCCCCGGTGTATCCCTCGAGTTCGGCCGCGAGTTCGGCGATGTCGATGTCGTCGCCGAGCGGTTTCCCTTGGGCGTGGACCGCGAGGATCTTCTCGCGGGCCTCCCTGTCGGGTTCGCCGACGAAGACGTGCGTATCGAGCCGACCGGGACGGAGCAGTGCAGGGTCGATGTGGTCCTTGCGGTTGGTCGCGGCCAGCACGACGAGATTCGGGTTCTCCCGCATCCCGTCGAGTTCCGTCAGAAGTTGTGAGACCACGCGTTCGGTGACCTCGTGGCCGTCGCCCCGGGCGGCTGCGATGGCATCGATCTCGTCGAAGAAGACGATCGACGGGGCCGACTGGCGCGCGCGTTCGAACACCTCCCGGATCGCCTTCTCTGATTCGCCGACGTATCGATCGACGATTTCGGGACCGTCGACGCGGACGAAGTTGACGTCCGTTTCGCCCGCCAGCGCGCGGGCGAGCAACGTCTTTCCAGTCCCCGGCGGACCGTACAGCAAGACGCCGGAGGGCGGATTGGTGTTGGTCTCCTCGAAGAGGCGGTCGTAGGTCAGCGGCCACTCGACGGACTCCCGGAGCGTCTGCTTCGCCGTCTCGAGGCCGCCGACGTCCGAGAAGTCGGTGGACGGTGACTCGGCGACGTACTCGCGCATCGCGGACGGCTCGATGGACGCGAGCGCAGCGTCGAAGTGGGTCTTTCGAACCGTCGGATTACGGTTCCAGTCCCGTCGCTCGTCAGTCTCGGTCGGCCGGTCGCGGATCGCGGCCATCGCGGCCTCGCTCGCGACGGTGTCTAGGTCCGCTCCGACGAAGCCGTGGGTCCGTCGCGCGATTGCATCAACGTCTACGTCGTCAGCGAGTGGCATTCCGCGGGTGTGGACCTCGAGGATCTCCCGGCGACCCTCCTCGTCGGGGACGCCGATCTGGATTTCGCGGTCGAAGCGACCGCCGCGACGGAGCGCGGGATCGATCGTGTCGACGCGGTTAGTCGCGCCGATAACGATCACCTCGCCGCGGGCGTCGAGGCCGTCCATCAGGGTCAGTAATTGGCCGACGATCCGGTTTTCAGCGTCTCCGTCGTCGTCGCGCGTGCCGGCGATAGAGTCGATCTCGTCGAAGAAGATGATCGTTGGCGCGTTCGCCTCGGCGGTTTCGAACACCTCGCGGAGTCGTTCCTCGCTCTCGCCTTTGTACTTCGACATGATCTCCGGCCCCGAGATCGTCTCGAAGTTGGCGTCGACCTCGTTGGCCACTGCACGGGCGATCAGCGTCTTGCCGGTCCCCGGCGGACCGTATAGCAGGACGCCTGACGGCGGTTCGACGCCGAGTCGACGGAACAGCTCCGGCTCCGATAGCGGGAGCTCGATCATCTCGCGGACGAGCTCGAGTTCCTCGTCTAACCCGCCGATGTCCTCGTAGGTGACGCCGGAGTTCGGGCTGGGTTCGTCGATATCGGCCTCGGAACCAGTGCCGGCGGTGGCTGGTGTGCCCGTGGAGTCGTTCGCTCCGCGGCCGCGGTCGGCGGCTCCGGAACTGCTCGCACTCGCGGTGCTGCCCGGTCCCACGTCGGCGTCGACGATTCGAATCGTCGTCGCATCCGTAATTCGAACGTCGCCGTCGGGATCGGTGTCGGTGACTCTGAACGGCTGCTGGTCGATGCCTTCAATCCGGACCTGTTCACCGGCACGCACCGGCCGGTTGCGGAGCTTCTCCGTCGCTTCGTTCTCGGCGGCCCGCCGCTGGCGTTCGGGCAGTGCCGGCGGCGCGATTAGCGTGACTCGGTCCGCGTCAGTGATAGTCGATTTGTCTTTCGCGCGGACGGAAACCGTATCGCCGACGTGAACTCCGGCGTTCGCACGGGTGTCCCCGTCGATCTGAATCGCGTTCTCCGGGACCGACTGGTCGGCGGGCCACATCTTGGCGACCGTCGTCTCGTCGCCCTCAATCACGACGGTGTCGCCACTCAAGATGCCGAGCTGTCTCCGTGTCGGTTCGGGAATCCGTGCGACGCCCCGGCCGGCGTCTCCTTTCTCCGCAGCGCGGACCGACAGCGTCACGCCGTCCGATTCCGACGAACTCATACCCATTCCTTTCGGATCAGTCGCCTTGAGAATTGTCCTCTCACCGGCAGTTGGAACCGTCGATGATGGGTGCCCGCTCGCGGATTATAGCGCGTTTTCGAGTACCCGATCGATCCCCCGTCGCAGCCGCTCGGATGCCGACGGTGCCGAAATGCCCAACCGGTCACCGATCTCCTCGGTCGAGGCTTCCCGTGGAACCGCGAAGTAACCCGCTTCGCGGGCTGCGATCAGTGCTTCGTACTGTTCGTCGGTGAGTCCGAACGGCGGATCGTCGGTCGACGACTCCCGCGTGAGTCGCTCGAGTTTGAACGTGGCGCCCCGTTCCGTACAAAACGCGCGATACTCCGCGAGCGCCTCCCGGTCGGGAAACCGCGCCCGCCCCCACCAACCGTCGACGGTGACGATTCCGCCCAACGGAGTGGTCCCCAGTTCGACGTACTTTCGGTAGATCGGAAGCGGTGGATCCCGCAGTTTGATGCGATACAGCGCGTCTCCCTCCCCGTCCAAATCGTCCATCGTGGTGTACGTCTCGACCGTCGGATCGTCAGCGAGCGCCTCGGAAAACCCATCGGCGGCCCCGGTGGCCCGGCAGAGAACGACCGGCCGATCGGGATCGACGACCAGAATTCGCTCGATATAGAGCGTGACGTCCGGGACGGCCATCACTGCATCCGTCAACGGTAAGTCCGGTGAGTTGAGCTGAAACTCCGCGATGAGTCCCATACGACTCTTTCATCCTGGTGCTACTTAAACACGCTAATGCATGAGATACAGGTTGATCGGACGACGGCGCATATATTCGAGTGAGTATGGCCACCGACGATCACCCTGCGATGCAACTCGATACGACGATTCGATCGCATAACTACTACCGGAACGCGGTCGAGAAACATTGGGATCCCCACGAGATAGACCTCGAGGCGGATCTCGAGGGGGTCGCAGAACTCCCCGATATGGCCTTTACGGGCCTCAAACAGTCGCTCGCGCTGTTCGGCGCGGGCGAAGAGTCAGTGACCGAGGATCTCGCGCCGCTGGCAGTCGTCCTCGAGGACATCGAGGACCAGCTGTTCATCACGACCCAGCTCTACGAAGAGTCGAAACACACCGACTTCTTCGATCGCTACTGGCGCGACGTGATCCACACTGAAGAGGAGCGACGCGGACAGGAACGCTCCTCTCCGACCGACGAGAAGTGGTTCAGCGAGCCCTATGACGAACTGTTTGAGCGCAACGAGCAGGCAATGGCACGGCTTCTCGAGGAGGACACGCCGGAAACTCGCGCGAAGGCTCACTGCCACTATCACCTGACGATCGAGGGGATTCTGGCCCAGACCGGCTACTACGGGCTCACCCTCGCGTACGGAGAGAACGAACCCGACCTACCCGATCTGCCCGGGCTGGTCGAGGGGCTCAAACTGGTTCGCAGCGACGAGGGCCGTCACGTCGGCTTCGGGATGGCGAAACTCAAGGAACTCGTCAGCGATGGCGAGATCGACCCGGACCTCCTCCGCGAGACGGTCGACGAACTGGTGCCGCTCGTCCAGGAGAGCCTGGCCGGCGACGAGGGGGCCAGTTCCGAGGCCGGTCCCGGCCCGAGCCCCTCCGATCTGGCCGACTACGCGTACACGAAACACGAACAGCGAATGCAACAGATCACTTCCGCGAGCGAGCAAATCCCGGACGTCGAAGAGCTAACCGAACTCGACGCCTGAATCGCAAGCGTTCCGCGCCGACGATCCGTTCAGGACGGCGATGGCGGCCGGAGAAACGCCTTTGTCGTTCGCGTTCCATCGTCTCCCATGGTCGTCCAGACAGAACGCGACGACACCATCTGGTATGAGTGTGAGACCTGCGGACTCCTCTTCGACGAGCAGTCCGACGCAGCGGAGCACGAAAAGCGGTGTGACGGCTCCGATCCGACCTACATCCAGTAGCGGTCACTCGAGTCGGTCGCGGTGCTCGGCCGCGAGTTCGCGCGCCCCCTCGAGCGTGTGGGTCTCCGTCCAACGGACGCGGTCGCCGTCACCGTAGGCTAATACGCTCTTGAGTTCGTCTCGGAGGACACCGTGATCGACCGCCAGCACCGTCCCCGACCCGTCGCCGAGTTCGTAAACGCCGGGCCGGTCCGGCGCGGCAGCAACCGTCTCCCGCTCGAGGTCGCGCCAGGGTTTTTGCAGCGGCATTAGTCCGCGCTCTCGACGAGTTCGTAGGCGTGTTCGCTCATCTCGTCCTCGGCGAAGACGAACACCCGCCCGTCGACGACCGAGAGATCAGCTTCGACGCGGATCGAGTATGCCTCCGTGGCAACGGTGACGCCCGGGAACAGTTCTGCTTCGTCGTCTCGGTCGAGCATTACGCGACCGACGCCGGTCGTCTCGAGGATGTCATCGTGGGTGTTCCGGTCGTTGACGTAGGTCATGACGCCCTCGACGCCATCGGGGTCGGTGACGAGGACGTGGACTTCCTTTCCTGGCGGGGTCGTCAGGGCCCCATCAACCGGTTCCGGTGGGCCGTGGTAGAACACTTCTCGGCCGTCGTGGTACTCGACGACCACGCCACCGTCGACGAAATCGACGCCGATCGTGCTCGGGGCGACGTCGTTGCGTGCACTCATTACTCCCTCGTTGGATCGGATCGGGGAAAAGCGGTGCGTTCCATGGGTCGTCCGCTCGAACCGGATTTGATATTTTCTATCCAGAGGTGTCGGAAGACATTTTCCTACTGCAGGAGATAACCTCCCTATGCCGGGCTCAGCGTTTCTTTCCGGGGATCGACTCACACTCCGTCCGCTCGAACCGGACGACCACGCCTTTCTCTCCCGACACTGGAACGATCCCACCGTCCGTCATGGAACCAACAAATACACGCCGATAACGGAGTCTGATATCGCGGACCTCCTCGCAGCCGATGACACGGTCTACTTCCTCCCCTGTCGAGACGGCGAACCGGTCGGACTGACGTGGCTGTTTCAGATCAGCGACGTCCATGGCAACGGGGAACTCGGCTACTGGATCGCCACCGACGAGACGGGACAGGGGTACGCGACCGAGGCCGCCCGACTGAGTCTCCGTCACGCATTTGACGAACGAAACCTCCGAAAAGTCACCGCCCGCGTCTTCGAGGACAACGACGCCTCGATGCGCGTCCTCGAGAAACTCGGCTTTCGCGAGGAGGGACGGCTCCGTGACCACTACTACGTCGACGGACGATCCGTAAACGCCGTTCTCTACGGGATGCTCGAGTCGGAGTTCCGAAACCGGACGGAATAGCCGGATTGCAGTCGATTGTCGCGGATGTGAGACGAGTAGTCCGACTTCTACGGATCGTCAGCCGTAGGGACTAGTCGGTGCTCTACTTGGCGACTGGTTGGGCACCAAAGCAGACCGCTACCGACCGGTCGTCGCGTAGCCACGAGACCGTCAGCCGTAAGTACGCCCTCTGAGAGTGTCCGAGTATGGATGGCCGTGCTGTCGCCCCCGCAGCCGGAACGGTACTCAACGCGCTCGCGACCGGCACCGGGTCGGCGTTCGCGATCGACCTCGAGACGACGGCGACCGTCGAGCTCACCGAGGACGGCGACGTCGTCGGTGAGGTCGCCGGCCAGCCCGAGGCCGATACGACGCTCGTCGAACGCTGTGCCACGATGACGATCAGTGAGTACGCCGAGCGGGCCGGATTGGACAAATCAACCGTCGGTGCTCGAGTCCACACCGAAAGCGAGGTGCCGATGGCCTCTGGGCTGAAGAGTTCCAGCGCCGCGGCCAACGCGACGGTGCTCGCAACGCTCGACGCGCTCGAGGTCGCCGATGCGGTCGAACGAATCGAGGCCTGCCGGCTCGGCGTCCGGGCCGCTCGCGACGCCGGTGTGACGGTGACCGGCGCGTTCGACGACGCCAGCGCGAGCATGCTCGGCGGCGTGACGGTGACCGACAACACGGCCGACGCGCTACTCGCTCGCGAGGAGGTCGACTGGGACGCGCTAGTCTACACGCCACCAGAACAGTCCTACAGCGCCGACGCGGACGTTTCGGCCTGCGAGCGCGTCGCCCCGATGGCCCGACTCGTCGAGGAACTCGCGCTTGACGGCCGCTACGGCGAGGCCATGACTGTCAACGGCTTCGCCTTCTGTGGTGCGCTCGAATTCTCGACGGGACCGATGATCGACGCCTTGCCCGATGTCACCGGCGTTTCGCTTTCGGGCACCGGCCCGAGCTACGTTGCCGTCGGGGAACGGGACACGCTCGAGGCAGTCAACGAGCGATGGGACGAGCGGGACGGAACGACACGATTACTGCAAACGCGAACGGACGGGACACAACGGATATGACTCGAGAGCCAACTGACGGAGCGACGGACGACGGAATCGACGCGGAGAATCGCACGCCCGAGGAGATGGACCTCGACGAACTGCGCGAGGAGATTCGGACGATCGACCAAGAGCTCGTCGAACTGATCGCCCAGCGGACCTACGTCGCGGACACGATCGCGGCAGTCAAAGACGAACGAGGGCTGCCAACGACCGACGAGAAACAGGAACAGCAGGTCATGGAGCGAGCGGGCAACAACGCCGAACAGTTCGACGTCGACGCGAACCTCGTCAAGGCGATCTTTCGGCTACTGATCGAACTGAACA
This genomic stretch from Natrinema sp. SYSU A 869 harbors:
- a CDS encoding helix-turn-helix domain-containing protein, producing MGLIAEFQLNSPDLPLTDAVMAVPDVTLYIERILVVDPDRPVVLCRATGAADGFSEALADDPTVETYTTMDDLDGEGDALYRIKLRDPPLPIYRKYVELGTTPLGGIVTVDGWWGRARFPDREALAEYRAFCTERGATFKLERLTRESSTDDPPFGLTDEQYEALIAAREAGYFAVPREASTEEIGDRLGISAPSASERLRRGIDRVLENAL
- a CDS encoding TrkA C-terminal domain-containing protein, with amino-acid sequence MTGPIVLQSIVTEWTETALINSLGFAVLAGVVATGIAFGYRGYSTRGSPVGVGIFAGIAVVAGWLNLVGLEHATSIGDVPLVHHATAAYFLGAIAVSAVAAEGGRRIGDQFAHDVFDIDRVAATGDVASLVRSARQPTPIELPDEIGDIDGYPPVDASVKRELAGRTVLVPQYRNDSALRSRLSTRLERDYDVDHASIAIDSDGTIDRLAVGRRRAGIGAMLPSGTAAVAIRGDPSPTASAGDPIEVWTTAGDSSRLVTTGTLRATAGNIATITVSADTVDEFAFDPEPTYRLTTRSDPPDDGYGFMSVLRAADETVRSVTVREDGSLDNEFVDWLSGTVLVVVRDDEVIPFPDGNETLRAGDRLSVLGTPSELDSLSANEERAPR
- a CDS encoding chorismate mutase, with amino-acid sequence MTREPTDGATDDGIDAENRTPEEMDLDELREEIRTIDQELVELIAQRTYVADTIAAVKDERGLPTTDEKQEQQVMERAGNNAEQFDVDANLVKAIFRLLIELNKVEQRESR
- a CDS encoding shikimate kinase; amino-acid sequence: MDGRAVAPAAGTVLNALATGTGSAFAIDLETTATVELTEDGDVVGEVAGQPEADTTLVERCATMTISEYAERAGLDKSTVGARVHTESEVPMASGLKSSSAAANATVLATLDALEVADAVERIEACRLGVRAARDAGVTVTGAFDDASASMLGGVTVTDNTADALLAREEVDWDALVYTPPEQSYSADADVSACERVAPMARLVEELALDGRYGEAMTVNGFAFCGALEFSTGPMIDALPDVTGVSLSGTGPSYVAVGERDTLEAVNERWDERDGTTRLLQTRTDGTQRI
- a CDS encoding GNAT family protein — its product is MPGSAFLSGDRLTLRPLEPDDHAFLSRHWNDPTVRHGTNKYTPITESDIADLLAADDTVYFLPCRDGEPVGLTWLFQISDVHGNGELGYWIATDETGQGYATEAARLSLRHAFDERNLRKVTARVFEDNDASMRVLEKLGFREEGRLRDHYYVDGRSVNAVLYGMLESEFRNRTE
- a CDS encoding AAA family ATPase; the protein is MSSSESDGVTLSVRAAEKGDAGRGVARIPEPTRRQLGILSGDTVVIEGDETTVAKMWPADQSVPENAIQIDGDTRANAGVHVGDTVSVRAKDKSTITDADRVTLIAPPALPERQRRAAENEATEKLRNRPVRAGEQVRIEGIDQQPFRVTDTDPDGDVRITDATTIRIVDADVGPGSTASASSSGAADRGRGANDSTGTPATAGTGSEADIDEPSPNSGVTYEDIGGLDEELELVREMIELPLSEPELFRRLGVEPPSGVLLYGPPGTGKTLIARAVANEVDANFETISGPEIMSKYKGESEERLREVFETAEANAPTIIFFDEIDSIAGTRDDDGDAENRIVGQLLTLMDGLDARGEVIVIGATNRVDTIDPALRRGGRFDREIQIGVPDEEGRREILEVHTRGMPLADDVDVDAIARRTHGFVGADLDTVASEAAMAAIRDRPTETDERRDWNRNPTVRKTHFDAALASIEPSAMREYVAESPSTDFSDVGGLETAKQTLRESVEWPLTYDRLFEETNTNPPSGVLLYGPPGTGKTLLARALAGETDVNFVRVDGPEIVDRYVGESEKAIREVFERARQSAPSIVFFDEIDAIAAARGDGHEVTERVVSQLLTELDGMRENPNLVVLAATNRKDHIDPALLRPGRLDTHVFVGEPDREAREKILAVHAQGKPLGDDIDIAELAAELEGYTGADLEALIRNASMRAIREVATEYGPETANEKASEVRIERHHLEAARAETDAT
- a CDS encoding DUF5796 family protein is translated as MSARNDVAPSTIGVDFVDGGVVVEYHDGREVFYHGPPEPVDGALTTPPGKEVHVLVTDPDGVEGVMTYVNDRNTHDDILETTGVGRVMLDRDDEAELFPGVTVATEAYSIRVEADLSVVDGRVFVFAEDEMSEHAYELVESAD
- a CDS encoding ribonucleotide-diphosphate reductase subunit beta yields the protein MATDDHPAMQLDTTIRSHNYYRNAVEKHWDPHEIDLEADLEGVAELPDMAFTGLKQSLALFGAGEESVTEDLAPLAVVLEDIEDQLFITTQLYEESKHTDFFDRYWRDVIHTEEERRGQERSSPTDEKWFSEPYDELFERNEQAMARLLEEDTPETRAKAHCHYHLTIEGILAQTGYYGLTLAYGENEPDLPDLPGLVEGLKLVRSDEGRHVGFGMAKLKELVSDGEIDPDLLRETVDELVPLVQESLAGDEGASSEAGPGPSPSDLADYAYTKHEQRMQQITSASEQIPDVEELTELDA